A genomic region of Trifolium pratense cultivar HEN17-A07 linkage group LG3, ARS_RC_1.1, whole genome shotgun sequence contains the following coding sequences:
- the LOC123914483 gene encoding uncharacterized protein LOC123914483, giving the protein MEQNKEKNGPWLSVPAFGDWDQKGPMPDYSMDFSKIREMRKQNKTNLSRASLGNEEELVANSTKTNTINTDNNERQHPHYHQTDSPVTRRSFLSYFNCCIKA; this is encoded by the exons ATGGAACAAAATAAGGAG AAAAATGGCCCTTGGCTATCAGTTCCAGCATTTGGGGACTGGGATCAGAAGGGTCCAATGCCGGACTATTCGAtggatttttcaaaaattcGGGAAATGAGGAAGCAAAATAAGACAAACCTTTCAAGAGCAAGTCTTGGAAATGAGGAGGAGTTGGTTGCCAATTCTACCAAAACAAATACTATAAACACCGATAACAATGAGCGTCAGCACCCGCATTACCACCAAACTGACTCTCCAGTT ACAAGGAGGAGCTTCCTGAGCTACTTCAACTGTTGTATAAAAGCATGA
- the LOC123913582 gene encoding LOW QUALITY PROTEIN: ABC transporter F family member 5-like (The sequence of the model RefSeq protein was modified relative to this genomic sequence to represent the inferred CDS: inserted 1 base in 1 codon), whose product MELAGKLHHLDLTGAFILDSRRLPRTLTHTHLTPKPNTNTNLVYPNRFFTXKKPNYTSRLSAVTAVDDTPIAEDDIESLFSNTSTDERRGKNKQSSTGASSVSSGVKLENISKTYKGVTVLKEVNWEVKKGEKVGLVGVNGAGKTTQMRIIAGLEEPDSGNVIKAKPNMKIAFLSQEFEVSQSRTVREEFMSAFKEEMEVAGRLEKVQKALEGSVNDLELMGRLLDEFDLLQRRAQAVNLDVVDSKISKLMPELGFGTEDSDRLVASFSGGWQMRMCLGKILLQEPDLLLLDEPTNHLDLDTIEWLEEYLNKQDVPMVIISHDRAFLDQLCTKIVETDMGVSRTFEGNYSQYILSKATWIETQYAAWEKQQKEIEHTRELISRLGAGASSGRASSAEKKLEKLLGEELIEKPFERKQMKIRFPVRGSSGRSVVTVRNLDFGFEDKTLFNKANLTLERGEKVAILGPNGCGKSTLLKLIMGLEKPTGGEVILGEHNVLPNYFEQNQAEALDLEKTVLQTVEEAAEDWRSDDIKGLLGRCNFKSDMLDRKVSLLSGGEKARLAFCKFMVKPSTLLVLDEPTNHLDIPSKEMLEEAISEYEGTVITVSHDRYFIKQIVNRVIEVKDCDLQDYAGDYNYYLEKNLDAREKELERQAELEDKAPKLKAKSKMSKAEKEARKKQKMQAFQAGKQKSKSAKNSKRWN is encoded by the exons ATGGAATTAGCCGGTAAACTCCACCACCTCGACCTCACCGGAGCATTCATTCTAGACTCACGACGTCTACCACGCACCCTAACTCACACTCATCTCACCCCTAAACCCAACACTAACACTAATTTAGTTTATCCCAATCGATTCTTTA TCAAAAAACCTAATTACACTTCACGTTTATCCGCTGTAACAGCGGTCGACGATACTCCAATAGCAGAAGACGATATCGAATCTCTATTTTCCAATACTTCAACCGATGAACGACGCGGCAAGAATAAACAATCGAGTACAGGAGCTTCCAGCGTTTCGTCTGGTGTGAAGTTGgaaaatataagtaaaacttATAAAGGTGTTACGGTTTTGAAAGAGGTTAATTGGGAAGTGAAAAAAGGAGAGAAAGTTGGTTTGGTTGGTGTAAATGGTGCGGGGAAAACGACTCAAATGAGGATTATTGCTGGTCTTGAAGAACCGGATTCGGGAAATGTGATAAAAGCGAAACCGAATATGAAAATTGCGTTTTTGAGTCAAGAATTTGAGGTGTCACAGAGTAGGACTGTGAGGGAGGAGTTCATGAGTGCTTTTAAAGAGGAAATGGAAGTTGCTGGAAGGTTGGAGAAAGTGCAGAAGGCTCTTGAGGGTTCTGTTAATGATTTGGAATTGATGGGGAGGCTTTTGGATGAGTTTGATTTGCTTCAGAGACGAGCACAAGCTGTGAATTTGGATGTTGTTGATTCGAAGATTAGTAAATTGATGCCCGAGCTTGGTTTTGGTACCGAGGATTCGGATAGGTTGGTTGCTTCTTTTAGTGGTGGATGGCAGATGAGGATGTGTCTTGGCAAGATTCTACTTCAG GAACCAGATTTGTTGTTGTTAGATGAACCGACTAATCACCTTGATCTTGACACCATTGAGTGGCTTGAAGAATATCTTAACAAGCAGGATGTGCCGATGGTTATCATTTCCCATGACAGAGCTTTTCTCGATCAACTATGTACAAAAATTGTGGAAACTGACATGGGTGTATCCAGGACATTTGAGGGAAATTATTCTCAGTATATACTTTCAAAGGCAACTTGGATTGAAACACAGTATGCTGCATGGGAGAAGCAGCAGAAAGAAATTGAACATACAAGAGAATTGATAAGTAGGTTAGGTGCCGGAGCAAGTTCGGGCCGCGCTTCTTCCGCTGAGAAG AAATTGGAAAAACTTCTGGGAGAGGAACTAATAGAGAAGCCATTTGAACGGAAACAAATGAAAATCAGGTTCCCTGTGCGTGGAAGCAGTGGTAGATCTGTTGTAACAGTTAGGAACTTGGATTTTGGATTTGAGGATAAA ACACTTTTCAACAAGGCAAATCTTACACTTGAAAGGGGAGAAAAGGTTGCCATTCTCGGTCCAAATGGATGTGGCAAGAGTACTTTACTAAAATTGATTATGGGTTTAGAGAAGCCAACTGGCGGTGAAGTTATCCTTGGGGAGCACAATGTATTGCCTAACTATTTTGAGCAGAATCAG GCTGAGGCGCTTGATCTGGAAAAGACAGTGCTTCAGACAGTAGAGGAAGCTGCAGAGGACTGGAGGAGTGACGATATTAAAGGACTTCTTGGGCGTTGTAATTTTAAATCTGATATGCTTGATCGTAAAGTTTCTCTATTGAGTGGTGGTGAGAAG GCACGATTGGCTTTCTGCAAATTCATGGTAAAACCATCAACTCTGCTTGTTTTGGATGAACCAACCAATCACTTGGATATACCTTCTAAAGAAATGCTTGAG GAGGCAATATCAGAGTATGAGGGCACTGTTATCACAGTATCTCATGATCGGTACTTTATAAAGCAGATAGTTAATAGAGTGATTGAAGTAAAAGATTGCGATTTACAGGATTATGCTGGAGATTATAAT TATTATTTGGAGAAGAATCTTGATGCTAGGGAAAAGGAGCTTGAACGCCAGGCAGAGCTTGAGGACAAAGCTCCTAAATTGAAAGCCAAATCTAAGATGTCCAAG GCTGAGAAAGAAGCAAGGAAGAAGCAAAAGATGCAGGCCTTTCAGGCAGGAAAACAGAAGTCTAAAAGTGCAAAAAACTCAAAGAGATGGAATTGA
- the LOC123914482 gene encoding developmentally-regulated G-protein 3 has protein sequence MSTVMQKIKDIEDEMAKTQKNKATAHHLGLLKAKLAKLRRELLTPTTKGGGGAGEGFDVTKSGDARVGLVGFPSVGKSTLLNKLTGTFSEVASYEFTTLTCIPGVITYRGAKIQLLDLPGIIEGAKDGKGRGRQVISTARTCNCILIVLDAIKPITHKRLIEKELEGFGIRLNKEPPNLTFRRKEKGGINFTSTATNTHLDLDTVKAICSEYRIHNADITLRYDATADDLIDVIEGSRIYTPCIYVVNKIDQITLEELEILDKLPHYCPVSAHLEWNLDGLLDMVWEYLSLTRIYTKPKGMNPDYEDPVILSSKKKTVEDFCDRIHKDMLKQFKYALVWGSSAKHKPQRVGKEHELEDEDVVQIIKKI, from the exons ATGTCGACGGTAATGCAGAAAATCAAAGACATCGAAGATGAG ATGGCAAAGACTCAAAAGAACAAGGCAACTGCTCATCATTTGGGGTTACTCAAG GCTAAACTTGCAAAACTGCGGAGGGAACTCCTTACACCTACAACTAAGGGAGGTGGAGGTGCTGGCGAAGGTTTTGATGTTACCAAAAGTGGGGATGCAAGAGTTGGTCTCGTGGGCTTCCCTTCAGTTGGCAAGTCTACTCTGCTGAATAAATTGACTGGGACATTTTCAGAG GTTGCTTCCTATGAGTTCACTACCTTAACTTGCATCCCAGGTGTGATCACATATCGTGGAGCTAAAATTCAG TTGCTGGATCTCCCTGGAATTATTGAGGGTGCTAAGGATGGAAAGGGCAGAGGAAGGCAG GTTATTAGTACCGCAAGGACATGCAATTGCATTTTAATTGTTCTTGATGCAATAAAGCCAATAACTCATAAGCGTCTTATAGAAAAGGAGTTAGAAGGATTTGGTATAAG GTTAAACAAAGAGCCACCAAACCTGACTTTCAGGAGGAAAGAAAAGGGTGGCATCAATTTCACTTCAACTGCTACAAACACACATCTTGATCTTGATACTGTGAAGGCTATATGTAGCGAGTACAGAATTCATAATGCAGATATTACTCTAAGGTACGATGCCACTGCTGATGACCTTATAGATGTCATTGAAGGCAGTAGAATATATACACCCTGCATCTATGTTGTGAATAAGATTGATCAGATCACACTTGAGGAACTGGAGATCTTGGATAAGCTTCCTCATTACTGCCCTGTCAG TGCACACCTGGAGTGGAACCTTGATGGACTTCTGGATATGGTTTGGGAGTATCTCAGTTTAACTCGTATTTATACTAAACCTAAAGGTATGAATCCTGATTATGAAGACCCTGTAATATTGTCATCCAAGAAGAAGACAGTTGAAGACTTCTGTGATCGCATTCACAAGGACATGCTTAAACAGTTTAAGTA TGCTCTGGTCTGGGGTTCAAGTGCAAAACACAAGCCTCAAAGAGTCGGCAAG GAACATGAACTTGAGGACGAAGACGTTGTTCAgattatcaagaaaatataa